Part of the Cyprinus carpio isolate SPL01 chromosome A23, ASM1834038v1, whole genome shotgun sequence genome, ACAAATAGCTAAAGATCTacgttctgttctgttttgtagAGTTCCGCGCAGCATTTGATATTTTCGTTCAGGATGCTGAGGATGGCTGTATTAGCACTAAGGAGCTTGGGAAAGTGTTGAGGATGCTGGGCCAGAACCCCACGCCAGAAGAACTCCAGGAGATGATTGATGAGGTGGATGAGGATGGTAAAGTCCAGAACAATCTAGAATTAGTAACGTTCCAGAACCCTAATTTGTAATGAAACCTAacttcatttactcacactcatgttgctGCAAACTTAGCAAAAAAATAATCTGTATAACTACCAAgtagttagttattttttttaccgACTTGTTTACTATTGATACTAATCTCCATATTttactgaataatatattttgtaataactgaaaaacaaaaggaacattctacaggaaaaaaattaataaaatgcagaattaaaatgtctaaaaattaaATGTCAGTGGAGGTACTGTCATTAAAATAAGCTTGTGCTAAAATAATTGTTGGTGTACTTATGCAGGCAGTGGTACTGTGGATTTCGAGGAGTTTTTGGTCATGATGGTGAGATGCATGAAAGATGATTGCAAAGGAAAGTCAGAGGAAGAACTGGCAGAACTCTTCCGTATGTTTGATAAGTATGTTTGTtcttaaactgaactgagagaACTGACCTTTGGTGGGTGTAGGGGTTTCTAATGGGTTTTGAATGTACCTGGATAGGAATGCAGATGGTTACATTGATCTTGAAGAACTGAAGCTGATGCTGGAAGCTACAGGTGAAACCATCACTGAAGATGACATTGAGGAACTGATGATGGACGGAGACAAAAACACTGATGGTAAAATTGATTATGATGGTAAGCAAGCATTGTGTTACAATCAAGTTAAatggaagtaaaaaataaataaataaataattcatttaaaaaagcaacataaaaataatgcagATGTATCCCAATGTGTCCTATCTACAAACATTTCCACTATCCTTCTATTGCAGAGTTCTTGGAGTTCATGAAAGGggttgaataaataatgaagaaatgTCTTCCTGGTGTTTCTCCCTGTATTGTCTGTATACAAAAGGAGAGTAAATATTCAAGCTTGATAAGAAAGGTCAACAGAGAGTCCATCAGTCCATGATGTATCATTATTGTGCTTATAATTTTCAGGTCAATATTTTCAGAAGATTTGGTTATTTTACACGTGTAAACACTGATGTCAAGGGCAATTTGTGAAGACTTTGCTTGGGTTTAATTTGTCTAAGTTAGACTTATAGCATTAAACTTATAGCATAGTTTTCAGTGACAGTATTTATTGGGCGGTGTGGTGTGTTGTAGTGGCTGGTTTTTTTGCCTGAAGATTCAGTCCCCTAAAAAGCAAGCAATGAGACATACCACCCTGACCAAGACACTAAACCTCAGGTTACTCCAGGAGGACTTAAC contains:
- the LOC122135055 gene encoding troponin C, slow skeletal and cardiac muscles-like; protein product: MDCLKHSGAGGNRLSCSCYKAHLALCSALHSPLVPALRLLTGDTMNDIYKAAVEQLTEEQKNEFRAAFDIFVQDAEDGCISTKELGKVLRMLGQNPTPEELQEMIDEVDEDGSGTVDFEEFLVMMVRCMKDDCKGKSEEELAELFRMFDKNADGYIDLEELKLMLEATGETITEDDIEELMMDGDKNTDGKIDYDEFLEFMKGVE